The following nucleotide sequence is from Cricetulus griseus strain 17A/GY chromosome 9, alternate assembly CriGri-PICRH-1.0, whole genome shotgun sequence.
gctctggctgtcctggaactcactctgcagaccaggctggtctcgaactcagagatccgcctgcctctgcctcctgagtgctgggattaaaggtgtgcgccaccaacacccggctataatacatcttaaaaaaaaaaaaaaaaaaaaaaaaaaaagctgctgctTGTCCCTTGCCAGTGTCCTTGTGTCCCTTGGTGACCACAGACTGGAGCCCTCCACTCTCCGTGCTCCCTGGACTCAGGACCGTCTTTTCCTCCGACCCAGCCAGAGTCTGACCGCGGGGGCCgcaccctcctccctccctcagttCGAGTCCACACTGGGTGGCGGCTCAAGGACACCAGCGACTCCGCCCCCGCCCGCAACTAAAGCCGCCGTGACGTACGGCCGCGCCCACCAATCggaggcggcggcggcggcacCGGAACCTCGGAGGCGGGACCTCTGGCTGGCGCGGCCGTTGCCTCGCCCTCTAATAACTTCCTGGGACTGTGTGTCGGGCCCGTGCTTCCGGGGCGGGGGTGGCGGGTGGCGGGTGTGCGGCTGCCGCCCGCGACCGGCCACGGTCATGAGTCGGCCCAGCCGGCTGCAGAGGCAGATTCTGAGCCTGTACCGAGAGCTGCTGCGCGCCGGGCGGGGGAAACCGGGCGCCGAGGCGCGGGTGCGGGCCGAGTTCCGGCAGCACGCCGGCCTTCCGCGCTCCGACGTGCTGCGCATCGAGTATCTGTACCGCCGGGGAAAGCGCCAGCTGCAGCTGCTGCGTTCCGGCCACGCCACGGCCATGGGCATCTTCGTGCGCCCGCGGGGCCCGACGGAGGAGGCCGGCGGCGGCACGGCAACCCCGGGCCCAGAGAGTCCCTGCGGAGGCACAGAGGCACGGGAGACGCGATCCGGTGGACGCTGACAAGACCCAGAGAAGGACGGTTCCGGGGATGCACTGACCCAGAGTCCAACAGGGCTGGCTGCACCATGCGCGCTGTGATGCACTGACCCAGAGTCCAACAGAGCTGGCTGCACCATGCGCGCTGTGATGCACTGACCCAGAGTCCAACAGGGCTGGCTGCACCATGCGCGCTGTGATGCACTGACCCAGAGTCCAACAGGGCTGGCTGCACCATGCGCGCTGTGATGCACTGACCCAGAGTCCAACAGGGCTGGCTGCACCATGCGCGCTGTGATGCACTGACCCAAAGTCAAAGAGGGCACaaaccaccacctcctcctccccgcGGAGGAATGGGAGCCCAGATGCCTCTCTTGACTTCTGGGAACACACCCACCCCGCCCACTTGCCCCGTGTGGTTTCTAACGCAGAGGAAAGCAGACTGTGACCTGAGCAAGTTTAATAAGATGCCCCGATGAACCGTGAGAGACTCGTAGTTCTGTGTGGAAAACCGTTGTGCCACTCAGATTGAGACAAACCAGGGTGATAACGGGAGGGTTTACAGTAGCTCATCCCCGCTCATCAGCCAAAGACTCCTGGAGAATCCCTCCTGGGTGGTTCTAAGAGGCAGTCCCTACTCCTGTTAGTCTTCCTCGGCATTCTTGTATAAAGGGAATAAAGTGTGAGATGTGCTTACTTCCCTGTCAAGTCTCCTGAggggtttttgctttttgtttcttttgagacagggtcttgccatgatgtagcctaggctggtctcggCATTGAGctgcttctgcctcaacctctaaACTCTGGGAGTGGAAGCAGGTACTCCCATGCCAAGGGTGGAGAGGCAGGTGGAAACAAAAGGGGGGAATGTGGCCCCACCTGAAGCTTGAGTGACAGAGAAGAGACTATGACACTCTGTGCATATGGCTGTTACCTCAATTTTGTTACCCCTCACCATGGGATGTTAGCTACGTGTTCATCTCTCGACCTCGGTTTTGTTCATCAAGATGATCTCGGTTGGTttagtgtttgttgtttttgagacgaagactcatgtagcccaggctggcctccatctagCCATGTAAGGGATGATGGCCTCCAGCTCCTCCTGCCACTCATTCCAGAACGCCAGGACCACAGGCATGTTTCTGTCACAGCACATCCTGGATTATTGTGTACTT
It contains:
- the LOC113837367 gene encoding succinate dehydrogenase assembly factor 1, mitochondrial-like, which encodes MSRPSRLQRQILSLYRELLRAGRGKPGAEARVRAEFRQHAGLPRSDVLRIEYLYRRGKRQLQLLRSGHATAMGIFVRPRGPTEEAGGGTATPGPESPCGGTEARETRSGGR